CGAAGCCTGAGGAGCCCCCAAAGCCCGTTTACTTCTCAAGGCCTGCTGACTGTCCAACGGAATGGGTCCACCCCAGTAGTCCCGCTTGAAGGTTTTGACGAAGGCCTCGGCCATCCCGTTGCTCTGCGGACTCTGGACTGGCGTCCGAGGAATGACGAGGCCCAGCTCTTTGCCGAATGCAACCGTATTGGCGGCTATGTATATGTAGCCTGCCCCATTGTCACTGAGCCATTCGATGGGACTGGGGGCCCGCGCAACCGGCCCGAACCGGTGCTCCAGGCTGGCAACCATCAGGTCCCGTACCAGGTCCCCATCAATGCCCTTGGTGGTGGCCACAAAGCTCATGGCCTCCCGGTCGCAGCAGTCCAGGCTGAAGGCCACACTAACCCGCTCGCCGTTGTCGCAGCCGATCTCGAAGCCGTCGGAGCACCACCGTTGGTCGCTGCGGGGCACAGCAATCCGGCCATCGTGAGTCCGCTCCGGGCGCGGGGTTGCATGCCGCATCAGCAGCAACCCTGCGTCTCGCATCGCTCGATAGATGGCCTTGTGGTTGGCCCGAGAGCCGCCTTCGACGCGCCGCTGCCGATTCACCAGGGCCTGAACCCGCCGATAGCCGTAGGTTGGGCGATGATCAATGACAGCCCGAATATCGGCGAGCAGCGCCTCATCCTTGCCATGGCACCACCGACGGCTGTCTTCCCACGCAGCGGGCTGATTCCGCCTCCGGATGACATTGGGTCGCGCAACGCCCAAAACGCCACACACGCGAGCCACCGGGAATCGCCCTCCGGCGGCCAAGGCGAACGCGAGAGCAACTTTTTTCTCTGGGCGACCTCCAGCGCCTCTTTCAGAATCTCGGCTTCCTGCGTCTTCTTGCCGAGCATGCGCTGGGGACCTCGGATCTGTTTCTCGAGCTGGGTAACCTGGGAAGCCTGCCCCTCGTCCCCGGTCTTCACGGAAGCCAGGGCGACTTCGCGATACAGCTTGCGCCATTTGAACAGCAGGTTGGGCGCCGCCCCATTCAGCCGGGCAACGTAAGAAACGCTCATCCCCGGCTCATAGGTGGTCTCCACCATCTACAGTTTCTTCGCCACCGTGTAACGGCGACGACGGTCCGGCCCTACGACCTCTACCTGGTTC
The genomic region above belongs to Thiohalorhabdus sp. Cl-TMA and contains:
- a CDS encoding DDE-type integrase/transposase/recombinase → MLADIRAVIDHRPTYGYRRVQALVNRQRRVEGGSRANHKAIYRAMRDAGLLLMRHATPRPERTHDGRIAVPRSDQRWCSDGFEIGCDNGERVSVAFSLDCCDREAMSFVATTKGIDGDLVRDLMVASLEHRFGPVARAPSPIEWLSDNGAGYIYIAANTVAFGKELGLVIPRTPVQSPQSNGMAEAFVKTFKRDYWGGPIPLDSQQALRSKRALGAPQAS
- a CDS encoding transposase, which produces MVETTYEPGMSVSYVARLNGAAPNLLFKWRKLYREVALASVKTGDEGQASQVTQLEKQIRGPQRMLGKKTQEAEILKEALEVAQRKKLLSRSPWPPEGDSRWLACVAFWALRDPMSSGGGISPLRGKTAVGGAMARMRRCSPIFGLSLIIAQPTAIGGFRPW